One Hordeum vulgare subsp. vulgare chromosome 4H, MorexV3_pseudomolecules_assembly, whole genome shotgun sequence DNA window includes the following coding sequences:
- the LOC123447024 gene encoding aminopeptidase M1-B — protein MAESPEQFRGQSRLPRFAEPLRYDLVLRPDLAACTFSGSASAAVAVSAPTRFLVLNAAELAVDRSSIRFQDWAPTEVVQFEEDEILVLGFGRELPLGEGVLAMDFTGTLNDQMRGFYRSKYEYNGEARNMAVTQFEAADARRCFPCWDEPAFKAKFKITLEVPAELVALSNMPVVKETVCGSLKTVYYEESPLMSTYLVAIVVGLFEYIESSTLEGTKVRVYTQVGKTSQGKFALDVGVKSLDLYKDYFATPYPLPKLDMIAIPDFAAGAMENYGLVTYRESALLYDEQLSSASNKQQVAITVAHELAHQWFGNLVTMEWWTHLWLNEGFASWVSYLAVESIFPEWNNWTQFLDETTSGLRLDALAESHPIEVDVNHASEIDAIFDSISYDKGASVIRMLQSYLGAERFQKALASYIKKYAYSNAKTEDLWAVLEEETGEPVKDLMTTWTKQQGYPVIYAKLNGQDLELEQAQFLSDGSSGPGMWIVPMTACCGSYDVNKKFLLKGKTDRMHIKDFAASQSGQNFWIKLNIDQTGFYRVKYDDELAAGLENAIKDKKLSLMDMIGVVEDSYALSVACKQTLTSLLRLLNAYRHESDYTVLSHVTSVCLSVNKISTDATPDLSRDIKQVLIKLLLLAAKRVGWDPKDGESHLDVMLRSLLLIALVKLGHEETINEGIRRFHIFLEDRKTPLLPPDNRKAAYLAVMRSVSTSNRAGYDVLLKIYKETSEAQEKSRILGSLSSCPDKDIVVEALNLMLTDEVRNQDAFYVLGGISLEGREAAWAWLKDNWDHVVKTWPSSSLISDFVNSTVSPFTSEEKAAEVSQFFATRVKPSFERALKQSLERVRISARWIDSIKSEPSLAQTVQQLLLQEF, from the exons ATGGCGGAGTCGCCGGAGCAGTTCAGGGGCCAGTCCCGCCTCCCCCGATTCGCCGAGCCCCTACGCTACGACCTCGTCCTCCGCCCCGACCTCGCGGCCTGCACCTTCTCCGGCTCCGCGTCGGCCGCCGTCGCCGTGTCCGCGCCCACCCGCTTCCTCGTCCTCAACGCCGCCGAGCTCGCCGTCGACCGGTCCTCCATCCGCTTCCAG GACTGGGCGCCGACGGAGGTGGTGCAGTTCGAGGAGGATGAGATCCTCGTCCTCGGGTTCGGCCGGGAGCTGCCCCTCGGCGAGGGCGTGCTCGCCATGGACTTCACCGGCACCCTCAACGACCAGATGAGGGGCTTCTACAGGAG CAAGTATGAGTACAACGGGGAGGCAAGAAACATGGCGGTTACACAGTTTGAAGCTGCTGATGCACGGCGGTGCTTTCCATGCTGGGATGAGCCTGCATTTAAG GCCAAGTTCAAGATAACATTGGAGGTTCCAGCTGAACTGGTAGCATTGTCCAACATGCCAGTAGTTAAGGAGACAGTCTGTGGGTCTCTGAAGACTGTATATTATGAGGAATCTCCACTTATGTCAACATATCTGGTCGCTATAGTTGTTGGTTTATTTGAGTACATAGAGAGCTCAACATTAGAAG GCACCAAGGTTCGTGTGTATACCCAAGTTGGCAAGACTAGTCAAGGAAAGTTTGCATTAGATGTTGGGGTCAAATCACTGGATTTATACAAAGA TTATTTCGCCACTCCTTACCCGCTACCTAAGTTGGATATGATTGCTATCCCTGATTTTGCTGCTGGAGCTATGGAGAACTATGGGTTGGTCACTTACCGGGAATCAGCTTTACTTTATGATGAGCAATTATCGTCAGCATCCAACAAACAACAG GTAGCAATCACCGTCGCGCATGAATTGGCTCACCAATGGTTTGGCAATCTTGTAACCATGGAATGGTGGACTCACTTGTGGCTAAACGAGGGTTTCGCTTCGTGG GTGAGTTATTTAGCTGTGGAATCTATATTTCCTGAATGGAATAACTGGACACAATTCCTTGATGAGACAACCTCTGGCCTCAGACTGGATGCGCTTGCAGAGTCTCATCCTATTGAG GTTGACGTAAACCATGCGAGTGAAATCGATGCGATTTTTGATTCCATAAGCTACGACAAGGGAGCTTCTGTCATTCGCATGCTACAAAGCTACCTTGGTGCAGAGCGATTCCAG AAAGCTTTGGCTTCATACATAAAGAAGTACGCATACTCAAACGCTAAAACCGAAGACCTATGGGCTGTTCTTGAGGAGGAAACTGGGGAGCCTGTCAAGGATCTGATGACTACATGGACTAAGCAACAAGGATATCCTGTTATATATGCAAAACTAAATGGGCAAGATTTGGAGCTCGAGCAG GCTCAGTTTTTGTCTGATGGATCATCTGGTCCTGGCATGTGGATTGTTCCTATGACAGCATGCTGTGGCTCTTATGATGTGAATAAGAAGTTTCTGTTGAAAGGCAAGACCGATAGGATGCATATAAAAGATTTTGCAGCCTCCCAAAGTGGCCAAAATTTCTGGATCAAACTGAACATTGATCAAACTGGATTTTATAGAGTGAAGTATGATGATGAACTTGCAGCCGGACTTGAAAATGCAATAAAAGACAAGAAACTCTCTTTAatggatatgatcg GTGTTGTGGAAGATTCTTATGCTCTTTCTGTTGCTTGCAAACAAACACTGACATCATTGCTTCGTTTACTAAATGCTTATCGTCATGAGTCTGATTATACTGTACTTTCACATGTAACCTCT GTATGTTTAAGCGTTAATAAAATATCAACTGATGCTACTCCTGACTTGTCTAGAGATATCAAACAAGTTTTGATCAAGCTTCTTCTGTTAGCTGCCAA AAGAGTAGGCTGGGATCCTAAGGATGGTGAGAGCCATCTTGATGTAATGCTTAGATCACTGCTCTTGATTGCCCTTGTCAAGCTCGGGCATGAAGAGACTATAAATGAGGGAATTCGGCGTTTCCATATCTTCTTAGAAGACCGAAAAACTCCCCTTCTGCCTCCAGACAatagaaag GCAGCATACCTTGCTGTGATGCGGTCCGTGAGTACCTCAAACAGAGCTGGTTATGATGTTCTCCTGAAAATCTACAAGGAAACATCTGAAGCACAGGAGAAGTCTCGTATCTTAG GCTCGCTGTCTTCATGCCCGGACAAGGATATTGTTGTTGAGGCATTGAACCTTATGCTTACAGACGAG GTACGGAATCAAGATGCATTTTATGTCCTTGGTGGTATTAGCTTAGAAGGACGAGAAGCTGCATGGGCCTGGCTGAAG GATAACTGGGATCACGTCGTCAAGACTTGGCCATCAAGCTCACTCATATCGGACTTCGTTAATTCTACCGTTTCACCG TTCACCTCCGAGGAGAAAGCTGCTGAGGTTTCCCAGTTCTTTGCCACTCGCGTGAAGCCGTCGTTCGAAAGAGCGTTGAAGCAGAGCCTCGAGAGGGTGCGGATCAGCGCTAGATGGATCGACAGCATCAAGAGCGAGCCCAGCCTTGCTCAAACGGTgcagcagctgctgctgcaggaGTTTTAA